One segment of Chryseobacterium turcicum DNA contains the following:
- a CDS encoding glycosyltransferase family 32 protein, with amino-acid sequence MIPKKIHYCWFGGNPKPESFYICLDSWKKNLPDYEIIEWNESNFDINCCTYVKLAAKNKKWAFVSDYARALALFEQGGIYMDIDVEVKFSLNEFLIHRAFSGFEITGSPFTALWATEAGHPWPKKVLDFYDKKTDFDLTTNTVFVSDLLVNEYKVNPNKDEYQELADGIVIYPSTYFCLDLPKNYASHHFVGTWHERDTPNPFKDFVHSHFHLKNIVEMKNGKKEIHNVVNNMKKFSADEILNQFPLKMLLKHIVKRLKS; translated from the coding sequence ATGATTCCAAAAAAAATACATTATTGCTGGTTTGGTGGAAACCCGAAACCTGAATCTTTTTATATCTGTCTCGACTCTTGGAAGAAAAATCTACCGGATTATGAAATTATAGAATGGAATGAATCAAATTTTGATATCAACTGCTGCACGTATGTAAAGTTGGCTGCAAAAAATAAAAAATGGGCTTTCGTATCTGATTACGCAAGAGCATTAGCCTTATTTGAGCAAGGTGGAATTTACATGGATATTGATGTGGAAGTAAAATTTTCTTTAAACGAATTTTTAATACACCGCGCTTTCTCTGGTTTTGAAATTACAGGTTCGCCTTTTACAGCACTTTGGGCAACAGAAGCAGGACATCCATGGCCCAAAAAAGTATTGGATTTTTACGATAAAAAAACTGATTTTGACCTTACCACCAATACTGTTTTTGTTTCAGATCTTTTGGTTAACGAATATAAAGTTAATCCCAATAAAGACGAATATCAGGAATTGGCAGACGGAATTGTAATTTATCCATCTACTTATTTCTGTCTTGATTTGCCTAAGAACTATGCAAGTCATCATTTTGTGGGAACATGGCACGAAAGAGATACACCCAATCCTTTCAAAGATTTTGTACACTCTCATTTTCATTTAAAAAACATAGTCGAAATGAAAAATGGGAAAAAAGAAATACACAATGTCGTCAACAATATGAAAAAGTTTTCTGCAGATGAAATTCTTAATCAATTTCCATTAAAAATGTTATTAAAGCATATTGTAAAGCGTTTAAAATCTTAA
- the wecB gene encoding non-hydrolyzing UDP-N-acetylglucosamine 2-epimerase: protein MSEKIAIIYGTRPEFLKVFPLINEFNRIRQGITIVNTGQHDSLLTEMEKSFGVTPDFQLSVQSLDFSNSNLIAKLINDISNLVHQENIQKIIAQGDTFTVLASSMVAFLEQRKFYHIEAGLRTSDINLPFPEEFNRRVVSLTTHVNFSPTELSKQNLLHENISEHKISLVGNTIVDMIKYVTQKEKIQVEYQDCVFITAHRRENIGQPLRNIAQAIKELAEENPVIQFDWALHPNPNTRKIILEVFESGIPENINFTEPLSYLEAITKMAKSKIIISDSGGIQEEAPSLQKRILILREETERPEVITCKCGILVGSDIQKIKQNFNAIYHHPEEYIFKSENNPFGDGKSAEKIVAKIIE, encoded by the coding sequence ATGAGCGAAAAAATTGCAATTATTTATGGGACGCGTCCAGAATTTCTGAAGGTATTCCCTCTTATCAATGAATTTAATAGGATTCGACAGGGCATTACCATTGTCAACACCGGGCAGCATGATTCTCTTTTAACCGAAATGGAAAAAAGCTTCGGAGTTACACCCGATTTCCAGTTATCTGTGCAGTCTTTAGATTTCAGTAATTCTAATCTTATTGCAAAACTCATCAACGACATCTCAAATCTCGTTCATCAAGAAAATATTCAAAAAATCATTGCCCAAGGCGATACATTTACCGTCTTAGCATCATCTATGGTGGCTTTTTTAGAACAGAGAAAATTTTATCATATTGAGGCCGGGCTTCGTACATCTGATATTAATCTGCCTTTTCCGGAAGAGTTTAACAGACGCGTTGTTTCTTTGACGACTCATGTTAATTTCTCTCCTACAGAATTATCAAAACAAAACCTTCTTCACGAAAATATTTCTGAACATAAAATTTCTTTAGTCGGCAATACCATTGTCGACATGATAAAGTATGTAACTCAAAAAGAAAAGATTCAAGTAGAATATCAAGATTGTGTTTTTATTACTGCACACCGAAGAGAAAATATTGGTCAGCCTTTAAGAAACATTGCTCAGGCAATAAAAGAATTAGCTGAAGAAAATCCGGTCATTCAATTTGATTGGGCTTTACATCCTAATCCCAACACCAGGAAAATCATTTTAGAAGTTTTTGAGAGTGGTATTCCAGAAAATATCAATTTTACAGAACCTCTCTCCTATTTGGAAGCCATTACAAAAATGGCAAAGTCTAAAATCATTATCTCAGATTCCGGAGGCATCCAAGAGGAAGCACCAAGCTTACAAAAACGCATATTAATCTTGAGAGAAGAGACTGAAAGACCTGAAGTTATTACTTGTAAATGTGGTATTTTGGTAGGAAGTGATATTCAAAAAATTAAACAAAACTTCAACGCAATTTATCATCATCCTGAAGAATATATTTTTAAAAGTGAAAACAATCCTTTCGGTGATGGAAAATCAGCAGAAAAAATAGTCGCAAAAATAATAGAATGA
- a CDS encoding NAD-dependent epimerase/dehydratase family protein: MIVGKGLIASLFTAHDRENTIFFASGVSNSLETRVEEFLREENLIKSTITENTDKVFIYFSTCSIYDSSKTGSDYVLHKLKMEQLIKKSCNQFLILRVSNAVGKGGNPNLLMNYIVRAVKNDETINVHTKATRNLIDVDDIRNVTFDLLKNQSLNKIINVAYLKNYSILEILEIVEKFYDKKINSNLLKSGSGYDINIPDIERYFTENNLINKENYLLEILKKYYAVM, encoded by the coding sequence ATGATTGTAGGAAAAGGCCTTATTGCATCATTATTCACAGCTCACGACAGAGAAAATACAATTTTCTTTGCGTCTGGAGTTTCCAACTCTTTAGAAACAAGAGTCGAAGAATTTTTACGTGAGGAAAATCTTATTAAAAGTACCATCACTGAAAATACTGACAAAGTATTTATCTATTTTTCCACCTGCAGTATTTATGATTCTTCTAAAACAGGAAGCGACTATGTTCTTCATAAACTCAAAATGGAGCAGCTAATTAAAAAATCGTGTAATCAGTTTTTAATATTAAGGGTAAGCAATGCCGTAGGAAAAGGAGGAAACCCTAATCTTCTCATGAATTATATTGTGAGAGCTGTTAAAAACGATGAAACAATTAACGTTCATACCAAAGCAACACGTAACCTCATTGATGTAGATGACATCAGAAATGTAACTTTTGATTTGCTAAAAAATCAATCTTTGAATAAAATTATCAATGTTGCTTATCTCAAAAATTATTCAATTTTGGAGATTTTGGAGATTGTAGAAAAATTTTACGACAAAAAAATCAATAGCAACCTCTTAAAAAGTGGTTCAGGATACGACATTAATATTCCAGATATTGAACGTTATTTTACTGAAAATAATCTTATCAACAAGGAAAATTATTTGTTGGAAATATTAAAAAAATATTACGCTGTGATGTAA
- the asnB gene encoding asparagine synthase (glutamine-hydrolyzing), with product MCGISGIVKTNILNDDFYKTSLKNMTDSIIHRGPDDEGHEYFQNCFLGFRRLAIVDLSKDGHQPMYSDTKNECIVFNGEIYGYRDVKKEMKEYPFKSNTDTEVIVSLYQKYGSETPKHLNGMFSMAIWNEEKQELFCARDRFGEKPFYYATGKNGEFIFASEIKAILATGLVDSELNDDAIFHFLRHMYVDSQQSIYKNIKVLQPAHQLLYKDGEIKISQYWNFPKEELQISEEDAIIKFKSLVEESVEKQLIADVKVGAFLSGGLDSGTLVALSSQHHSNLTTLGFEYQGEWNEMPEARSISKKYNTNHLEVSLKDDEIPKLLTEVLKKLDEPLADTAILATYTICKEAAKKMTVVITGNAGDELFGGYKWYQKEKEILDKGKASKTLLPLYKVGSTVSEKTGFSSGRNYFLDKIFRAKFPDIVSYQTEKVHNNFTKEETKLLLKSDSDYQHSYHFPMDKTNLNTAMKMDLTNIIPGDYMVKDDRIAMMHSIELRTPFLDKDLVEFCSALPAKYKVDALQTKIILRKAFGTLLTDNILNKRKQGFGAPIEKWLKIPAMEELSSKILKNPASKIFSKLDFLQVQKNLNYNYKHWSLLVLGIWMEEH from the coding sequence ATGTGTGGAATTTCGGGAATTGTAAAGACAAATATTTTAAATGATGACTTCTATAAAACGAGTCTCAAAAATATGACAGATTCTATTATTCATCGTGGCCCGGATGATGAAGGTCATGAATATTTTCAAAACTGCTTTTTAGGTTTCAGAAGACTAGCCATTGTTGATTTGTCAAAAGATGGGCATCAACCGATGTACTCAGACACAAAAAATGAATGCATTGTTTTCAACGGAGAAATCTACGGGTATCGCGATGTAAAAAAGGAAATGAAAGAATATCCTTTTAAAAGCAATACAGACACAGAGGTTATTGTATCTCTTTATCAAAAATACGGTTCAGAAACTCCGAAACACCTCAACGGTATGTTTTCTATGGCAATCTGGAACGAAGAAAAGCAAGAATTGTTTTGTGCAAGAGACCGATTTGGTGAAAAACCATTTTATTATGCAACCGGGAAAAACGGAGAGTTTATTTTTGCTTCAGAAATTAAAGCTATTTTGGCGACCGGTTTGGTAGATTCTGAATTAAATGATGACGCGATATTTCATTTTCTTCGTCATATGTATGTTGATAGTCAGCAGAGTATTTATAAAAATATTAAAGTTTTGCAGCCTGCTCATCAACTTCTTTATAAGGATGGTGAAATAAAAATTTCTCAATATTGGAATTTTCCAAAAGAAGAATTACAAATCTCAGAAGAAGACGCAATTATTAAATTTAAAAGTTTAGTTGAAGAGTCTGTTGAAAAGCAATTGATTGCCGACGTGAAAGTAGGAGCGTTTTTAAGTGGTGGTTTAGATTCCGGAACGTTGGTTGCGCTTTCTTCTCAGCATCATTCCAATCTTACCACTTTAGGTTTTGAATATCAAGGTGAATGGAACGAAATGCCTGAAGCAAGAAGTATTTCGAAAAAATACAATACCAATCATCTTGAAGTTTCTTTGAAAGATGACGAAATACCTAAATTATTGACCGAGGTTTTAAAAAAGCTAGATGAACCATTGGCAGACACCGCTATTTTGGCAACGTACACCATCTGTAAAGAAGCTGCAAAAAAGATGACCGTTGTTATTACAGGAAATGCCGGTGATGAGCTTTTTGGAGGGTATAAATGGTATCAGAAAGAAAAAGAAATTTTAGATAAAGGGAAGGCTAGTAAAACGTTGCTCCCTTTGTATAAAGTGGGCTCTACAGTGAGTGAGAAAACTGGTTTTTCAAGTGGTAGAAACTATTTTTTAGATAAAATTTTCAGAGCAAAATTTCCAGATATTGTTTCTTACCAGACGGAAAAAGTACATAATAACTTCACCAAAGAAGAAACAAAATTACTTTTAAAATCAGATTCAGATTACCAGCATTCTTACCATTTTCCAATGGATAAAACCAACCTGAATACTGCGATGAAAATGGATCTCACCAATATTATTCCGGGAGATTATATGGTAAAAGATGACCGTATTGCGATGATGCATTCTATAGAACTAAGAACTCCTTTTTTAGATAAAGATTTAGTTGAATTCTGCTCTGCACTTCCTGCAAAATATAAAGTGGATGCTCTACAGACTAAAATTATTCTTCGAAAAGCTTTTGGTACATTGTTGACGGATAATATTCTTAACAAAAGAAAACAAGGCTTTGGAGCTCCTATTGAAAAATGGTTAAAAATCCCTGCAATGGAAGAGCTTTCATCAAAAATATTAAAAAATCCGGCATCAAAAATTTTCAGTAAACTAGATTTCTTACAGGTTCAAAAAAACTTAAACTATAATTATAAACACTGGTCTTTGCTTGTACTGGGAATCTGGATGGAGGAACATTAG
- a CDS encoding glycosyltransferase, whose product MSTNQPLISINIPVFKCEKYILRCLESVKSQTYTNFEIILVNDCTPDGSMAIIEKFVKENPGLTIKVDEHKENSGLSVVRNTGIKASNGKYIYFLDSDDEITENCIELLVENALKTDAQIIIAQNRWINTFENTTKDFGFPTNAPKKYYDNNLEIFSVYSNEKFPSSSWNKLIKREFIVDNKIFFVPGLFAQDELWFFHLLLKAETLAIIDDITYLYYLHGESVIFNRNKRNFENYLTILEHFTKSYNEQKNPELKKLIKKKIVLFKETVLIIQWKALKDKEYLRTNISRMQKLTRLNLIDYINPNFSLGIKKKNFAQNIPSDWATKLFIWRFER is encoded by the coding sequence ATGAGCACCAATCAACCTTTAATTAGTATTAATATTCCTGTTTTTAAATGTGAGAAATATATTCTTCGATGTTTAGAATCTGTAAAGAGTCAAACTTATACAAATTTTGAAATTATTTTGGTTAATGACTGTACTCCAGATGGGAGTATGGCTATTATCGAAAAATTCGTTAAAGAAAATCCTGGTCTTACCATTAAAGTTGATGAGCACAAAGAAAACTCAGGGCTTTCGGTTGTGAGAAATACAGGGATAAAAGCTTCGAATGGAAAATATATTTATTTTTTGGATAGTGATGATGAAATTACAGAAAATTGTATCGAATTATTGGTTGAAAATGCATTAAAGACTGATGCACAGATTATAATTGCTCAAAATCGATGGATTAATACTTTTGAAAATACAACGAAAGACTTTGGTTTTCCTACCAATGCCCCCAAAAAGTATTACGATAATAATCTGGAAATATTTTCGGTGTACAGTAACGAAAAATTCCCTTCTTCTTCTTGGAATAAATTGATTAAAAGAGAATTTATCGTTGATAATAAAATCTTTTTTGTGCCGGGATTATTTGCGCAAGATGAGCTTTGGTTTTTTCATTTGCTTTTAAAAGCTGAAACTTTAGCGATTATTGATGATATTACCTATCTCTATTATCTGCACGGAGAATCTGTGATTTTTAATAGAAATAAAAGGAATTTTGAGAATTATTTAACGATTCTTGAGCATTTTACAAAATCGTATAATGAGCAAAAAAATCCGGAATTGAAGAAGCTGATTAAAAAGAAAATTGTTCTCTTCAAAGAGACGGTTCTTATTATTCAGTGGAAAGCCTTGAAGGATAAAGAATATTTGCGTACCAATATTTCAAGAATGCAAAAACTCACAAGATTAAACTTGATAGATTATATTAATCCGAATTTCTCTCTAGGAATTAAAAAGAAAAATTTTGCCCAAAATATACCTTCAGATTGGGCTACGAAATTATTTATCTGGCGCTTTGAGAGATGA
- a CDS encoding acyltransferase, protein MKKVLGLYFIKLKNFANSCINQKNRDFFFTSKSSIHNSFKLGSDNFLDISSEAEFKFGKNVMINQANFITVKSNAKLIIGDETYITRATISCLGEIEIGKNCILGEGMKIFDHNHQYTKEPFSVSKTDFNIGKVKLGNNVWTGANVTILKDVTIGDNVILGAGCIIHKDVPANSIIINKQDQHRISL, encoded by the coding sequence ATGAAAAAGGTTTTAGGTTTATATTTTATAAAATTAAAAAATTTTGCAAACAGCTGCATCAATCAAAAAAATCGCGATTTTTTTTTCACCAGCAAAAGTTCTATTCATAATTCCTTTAAACTGGGTTCTGATAATTTTTTAGATATTTCTTCGGAAGCAGAATTTAAGTTTGGAAAAAATGTTATGATCAACCAAGCTAACTTTATTACTGTAAAATCTAATGCAAAACTTATTATAGGAGACGAAACTTACATAACCAGAGCTACAATCTCGTGTCTTGGAGAAATTGAAATCGGAAAAAACTGTATTCTTGGAGAAGGCATGAAAATTTTTGATCATAACCATCAATATACAAAAGAGCCATTCTCAGTATCAAAAACAGATTTCAATATTGGAAAAGTGAAGCTTGGAAATAATGTATGGACTGGAGCAAATGTTACTATTTTAAAAGATGTCACAATAGGCGATAATGTTATTTTGGGAGCAGGATGTATCATTCACAAAGATGTTCCTGCAAATTCAATTATCATTAATAAACAAGATCAACATCGAATATCTTTATAA
- a CDS encoding glycosyltransferase yields the protein MKTPKILIATPGLNKPMGPFVKNYIENLPFEKIVLFGGFVPYFYMGTSLRKQKITRYFLTAISLMNHKRLQKIIKKRFKKILLKEKIDCVVGDFLVTGAAVREVCEELKIPIVANVLGYEIHKKDVLESNTAIYSKLGKYNAFVIPVAKNMVPKLKNLGFSDEQIVYSPIGAKEDFFKISPSYESYQFLAIGRFAETKSPQISIKAFAKVLEKFPHAKFVFAGDGELFEECQQLIEELQLSDKIDFVGWIGQETQMKLLSESAVFIQHSVTAENGDAEGTPVAIIEASAAGLPVVSTKNGGIIDTIIDGETGFLVDEHDLDSMAEKMIFLLENQNVIKEFGQRGKEFIRANFSLDKHLNDVSQTIIKSLNSR from the coding sequence ATGAAAACTCCTAAAATTTTAATAGCTACCCCCGGATTAAATAAACCAATGGGGCCTTTTGTAAAAAATTATATTGAAAATTTACCTTTCGAAAAAATTGTCCTTTTTGGAGGTTTTGTTCCCTATTTTTATATGGGCACAAGTTTAAGAAAGCAAAAAATAACAAGATATTTCCTTACTGCAATATCTTTAATGAATCATAAAAGATTACAAAAAATAATAAAAAAAAGATTTAAAAAAATTCTTTTAAAAGAAAAAATAGATTGTGTAGTCGGAGATTTTTTAGTGACCGGAGCAGCAGTGAGAGAAGTTTGTGAGGAGCTAAAAATTCCGATAGTTGCTAATGTTTTAGGATATGAGATTCATAAGAAAGATGTTTTAGAAAGCAATACTGCTATTTATTCAAAATTAGGAAAATACAACGCTTTTGTAATTCCCGTTGCAAAAAATATGGTTCCTAAACTAAAAAATTTAGGATTCAGTGACGAACAAATTGTATATTCTCCTATCGGGGCCAAAGAAGACTTTTTTAAGATCTCACCCTCTTACGAATCGTATCAATTTTTAGCTATCGGGCGTTTTGCAGAGACAAAATCACCTCAAATCAGTATTAAAGCCTTCGCTAAAGTTCTTGAGAAATTTCCACATGCTAAATTTGTATTTGCTGGAGACGGAGAACTGTTTGAAGAATGCCAACAATTGATTGAAGAATTACAATTAAGTGATAAAATAGATTTTGTTGGCTGGATTGGTCAGGAAACACAAATGAAACTTCTCAGCGAAAGCGCTGTATTCATTCAACATTCTGTAACGGCTGAAAATGGTGATGCAGAAGGCACTCCTGTAGCAATTATTGAAGCATCAGCAGCTGGTTTACCTGTAGTTTCTACAAAAAACGGAGGAATAATTGATACAATAATTGATGGAGAAACTGGCTTTTTAGTTGACGAGCATGACTTAGATTCTATGGCCGAAAAAATGATTTTTCTCTTAGAAAATCAAAACGTCATAAAAGAATTCGGACAAAGAGGAAAAGAATTTATTCGTGCAAATTTTTCTTTGGATAAACACCTGAATGATGTCTCTCAAACAATAATAAAAAGTCTAAACAGCAGATAA
- a CDS encoding glycosyltransferase family 2 protein, translating to MVKFSILIAHYNNYNYFIECYKSILNQTYQNFEIILVDDCSTDNSYQKIVELTKDNANVKVFRNEENRGVGYTKRKCVEMASGEICGFVDPDDALVENALQISIENHTQDNIVTYSQFYLCDHQLKPIKIFQHSRAVKNGKKDFFNVFLEANHFFTFKKEAYDKTVGINIELSSAVDQDLYLKLYEVGRFNFINIPLYYYRLHDKGVSQESSKKGKLNQNWQRVILDTAKRRNIKSLFGKSINEIDNLPEFILKNQNTLFKRILRKFN from the coding sequence ATGGTAAAATTCTCAATTCTTATTGCGCATTATAACAACTATAATTATTTTATAGAATGCTATAAAAGCATTCTTAATCAAACCTATCAAAATTTTGAAATTATCCTTGTAGATGATTGCTCTACGGATAATTCTTATCAAAAAATCGTAGAACTTACAAAAGATAACGCGAATGTAAAAGTTTTCAGAAATGAGGAAAACAGAGGGGTAGGATATACAAAAAGAAAATGTGTAGAGATGGCATCCGGAGAAATCTGCGGATTTGTAGATCCCGACGATGCTTTAGTAGAAAACGCATTACAAATAAGCATAGAAAATCATACGCAAGATAATATTGTCACCTATTCTCAATTTTATCTTTGTGATCATCAATTAAAGCCAATTAAGATATTCCAGCATTCGCGTGCTGTAAAAAATGGAAAGAAAGATTTTTTTAATGTTTTTCTAGAAGCCAATCATTTTTTCACTTTTAAAAAAGAGGCTTATGATAAAACGGTAGGAATCAATATAGAGCTTAGTTCGGCTGTGGATCAGGATTTATATCTTAAACTTTATGAAGTGGGAAGATTCAATTTTATAAATATCCCACTTTATTATTACCGTTTACACGATAAAGGCGTCTCACAAGAATCTTCAAAAAAAGGAAAACTAAATCAAAACTGGCAAAGAGTAATTTTAGACACCGCAAAAAGAAGAAATATTAAGTCTTTATTTGGTAAAAGCATCAACGAAATCGATAATTTACCCGAGTTTATTTTAAAAAATCAGAATACTTTATTTAAAAGAATTCTAAGAAAATTTAATTAA
- a CDS encoding glycosyltransferase family 2 protein: MDILIKSFNRPFYLDRCITSIYQNVSGDLKIKILDDGTPKVYLDKIRKKHPEVEILLSNQYEKKVIAIKENIESGKLINGFEIPTKFWYEAVKNSSDYLIITEDDVWFTEKIDVNTLQNQAKKFDIHLLKLGWLGNETERKDLILNSITDDVESAQPKDLLLMNKKLMSAFFRNQFLFFTILYRLKIVDNFTPLKYWSLNSILMGLYKKEYWLNIWENIDEKVDEKQQLINASVFYRRNKNNPNFISRLKSEAMKTTFQSSATSSYHEYGFNFDVNQFNYLINEAWLKDEFNEMENFPKDFSLDYFKGFVSEKINISEFEKWVNKFRKQYEALGCNTH, encoded by the coding sequence ATGGATATACTGATAAAGTCTTTTAATCGTCCTTTTTATTTAGATCGCTGCATTACTTCAATCTATCAAAATGTTTCAGGTGATTTGAAAATAAAAATTTTAGATGATGGTACTCCAAAAGTATATTTAGATAAAATCCGTAAAAAACATCCTGAAGTAGAAATATTACTTTCTAATCAATATGAAAAGAAAGTCATTGCGATTAAAGAAAATATAGAATCCGGAAAACTTATTAATGGCTTTGAAATACCCACAAAATTCTGGTATGAAGCTGTAAAAAACAGTTCAGACTATCTCATTATTACCGAAGACGATGTTTGGTTTACCGAAAAAATTGATGTCAATACATTACAAAATCAAGCCAAAAAATTTGACATCCATCTACTAAAGCTTGGCTGGCTGGGAAATGAGACTGAAAGAAAAGATTTAATACTCAATTCTATTACTGATGATGTAGAGTCTGCACAACCGAAAGATTTGTTGTTGATGAACAAAAAATTAATGTCTGCTTTTTTTCGTAATCAATTTCTGTTTTTCACAATTCTTTATAGACTTAAAATTGTAGACAACTTTACACCTCTTAAATATTGGTCACTCAATTCGATATTAATGGGACTTTATAAAAAAGAATACTGGCTCAACATTTGGGAAAATATCGATGAAAAAGTAGACGAAAAGCAACAACTTATTAATGCTTCTGTTTTTTATCGTAGAAATAAAAACAATCCTAATTTTATTTCCAGACTTAAAAGTGAAGCGATGAAAACAACTTTTCAATCCTCAGCCACCAGTTCTTATCATGAATATGGTTTTAACTTTGATGTAAACCAGTTTAATTATCTGATCAATGAAGCTTGGCTAAAAGATGAGTTTAACGAAATGGAAAACTTCCCAAAAGATTTTTCTTTAGATTATTTTAAAGGGTTTGTATCAGAAAAAATCAACATTTCAGAATTTGAAAAGTGGGTCAATAAATTCCGAAAACAATATGAAGCATTGGGCTGCAATACCCATTAA
- a CDS encoding class I SAM-dependent methyltransferase, which translates to MSKVSEITSTFVAYLKRPDLYPELRRKIWKNIFNRSSGLRGKEEAEKWCQSIAVSEKDFIENVLKISFVPFENIFPQEYQNALEIQEKTPVKMGGAGSLSVIYYINEFAKAQSSIETGVAYGWSSFAALASLVSRNGTLYSSDMPYILQNQSEDFVGCVIPEKYKSNWDLFRFADKESLPKIFEKAKTFDVVHYDSDKTYDGRMWAYKILWDRLRNGGVFMSDDVGDNAAFKDYCEQNNHTPHIIEFDGKYAGVIIKQ; encoded by the coding sequence ATGAGTAAAGTTTCAGAAATTACAAGCACATTTGTCGCTTATCTTAAACGCCCAGATCTTTATCCCGAACTAAGACGTAAGATATGGAAAAATATATTCAACCGTTCATCAGGGTTACGAGGCAAGGAAGAAGCAGAAAAATGGTGCCAAAGCATTGCTGTTTCTGAAAAAGATTTCATAGAAAATGTATTGAAAATAAGCTTTGTTCCTTTTGAAAATATCTTCCCTCAAGAATATCAGAATGCATTAGAAATACAGGAAAAAACACCTGTGAAAATGGGAGGTGCGGGTTCTTTAAGTGTTATTTATTACATCAACGAATTTGCAAAGGCTCAAAGTTCTATCGAGACCGGAGTTGCCTATGGATGGTCTTCTTTTGCTGCTTTAGCATCTTTAGTTTCCAGAAATGGAACACTTTATAGTTCAGATATGCCTTATATTCTTCAAAATCAAAGTGAAGATTTTGTAGGATGTGTTATTCCTGAAAAATATAAAAGCAACTGGGATCTTTTTCGATTTGCAGATAAAGAATCTCTTCCTAAAATTTTTGAAAAAGCAAAAACTTTTGATGTTGTGCATTACGACAGCGACAAAACGTATGACGGAAGAATGTGGGCATATAAAATTTTATGGGACAGATTGAGAAACGGAGGTGTTTTTATGAGTGATGATGTAGGTGATAATGCTGCTTTTAAAGATTATTGCGAGCAGAATAATCACACACCGCATATTATTGAGTTTGATGGCAAATATGCCGGAGTTATTATAAAACAATAA